Proteins encoded in a region of the Myxococcales bacterium genome:
- a CDS encoding choice-of-anchor L domain-containing protein has translation MKSPAPPSGHRSRSPRSPRSPGWSTDASLAARLRPVRPLALAPLAAALIAACGSTPRDTTFTDGTDSGPGVVTPGDGGSLFGDAGGGPGTPVCAPSPAHAEIPGNNCDDDGDGQVDNPPSCDKGLAVDGDAAAFAKAIGVCDTVSAKGFGLVAATYSRGYKRNDAPQGPQHGILPKYGSVLKPREGGSLGVISTGYAREYNGTNGTPTFLEAEVDWYNWGPYDLHPTKASNGAAPPGFPKPAAGCPSKATQTNDVIDVKLVLKAPANAKGIAFDFNFFSSEWPAFVCSDFNDSFIAYLTAKGFNGGVPDNISFDAQKNPVSVNNGFFDRCTPNVDTGCAPDAVPRTSVCPGGPAELAGTGFAKEDTWCAPVKSKKSTAGGATGWLTSTAPVEPGEEFTLEFIIWDTGDGVLDSLTLLDNFRWVGGEVKTETARPR, from the coding sequence ATGAAGAGCCCCGCCCCCCCCTCCGGTCATCGGTCTCGTTCGCCTCGTTCGCCTCGTTCGCCGGGTTGGTCGACCGACGCCTCGCTCGCAGCGCGGCTTCGCCCGGTCCGCCCCCTCGCGCTCGCGCCCCTCGCGGCGGCGCTCATCGCCGCGTGCGGCTCGACACCGCGTGACACCACCTTCACCGACGGCACGGACAGCGGCCCGGGCGTCGTGACGCCGGGCGACGGCGGCTCGCTCTTCGGCGACGCCGGCGGGGGGCCGGGCACGCCCGTGTGCGCGCCGAGCCCGGCGCACGCGGAGATCCCCGGCAACAACTGCGACGACGACGGCGACGGTCAGGTCGACAACCCACCCAGCTGCGACAAGGGCCTCGCGGTCGACGGCGACGCGGCGGCGTTCGCGAAGGCGATCGGCGTGTGCGACACCGTGTCCGCCAAGGGCTTCGGCCTCGTCGCTGCGACCTACTCGCGGGGCTACAAGCGCAACGACGCGCCCCAAGGCCCGCAGCACGGCATCCTCCCGAAGTACGGCAGCGTCCTCAAGCCCCGCGAGGGAGGGAGCTTGGGCGTCATCAGCACCGGCTATGCCCGCGAGTACAACGGCACGAACGGCACCCCGACGTTCCTCGAGGCGGAGGTCGACTGGTACAACTGGGGGCCCTACGATCTGCACCCCACAAAGGCCTCGAACGGCGCTGCGCCCCCCGGCTTCCCGAAGCCCGCCGCGGGCTGCCCCTCGAAGGCCACGCAGACCAACGACGTCATCGACGTGAAGCTCGTGCTCAAGGCGCCCGCGAACGCGAAGGGCATCGCGTTCGACTTCAACTTCTTCTCGTCCGAGTGGCCGGCGTTCGTGTGCTCGGACTTCAACGACTCGTTCATCGCCTACCTCACCGCGAAGGGCTTCAACGGCGGCGTCCCCGACAACATCTCCTTCGACGCGCAGAAGAACCCGGTCAGCGTGAACAACGGCTTCTTCGATCGCTGCACTCCGAACGTCGACACGGGCTGCGCCCCCGACGCCGTGCCGCGCACGTCGGTGTGCCCGGGTGGCCCGGCCGAGCTCGCCGGCACGGGGTTCGCGAAGGAGGACACCTGGTGTGCGCCCGTGAAGAGCAAGAAGAGCACCGCCGGCGGCGCCACCGGCTGGCTCACGTCCACCGCCCCCGTGGAGCCCGGCGAAGAGTTCACCCTCGAGTTCATCATCTGGGACACCGGCGACGGCGTGCTCGACTCCCTCACCCTCCTCGACAACTTCCGGTGGGTCGGCGGCGAGGTGAAGACCGAGACCGCGCGACCGCGCTGA
- a CDS encoding DUF1697 domain-containing protein: MARTTKAPRGSDLAVFAAFLRAVNVGGTGKLPMADLTRLCTDAGFVGVTTYIQSGNVVFATAIPAAAAKARLEAALAAHMGAGSLGAQVFLRTRPELEALLDAPWIGPADPSRVLAYFLDAPVAPAELAAIRPPGREELRAAGREVLVRYPDGLGSSKLRLPFLGRATGRNMNTVRKMATLAAALEATLAAG, translated from the coding sequence GTGGCTCGCACGACGAAGGCGCCTCGTGGCTCGGACCTCGCGGTGTTTGCCGCGTTTCTTCGGGCCGTCAACGTGGGAGGCACCGGGAAGCTGCCGATGGCCGACCTCACACGGCTCTGCACCGACGCGGGCTTCGTCGGCGTCACGACCTACATCCAGAGCGGCAACGTGGTGTTCGCGACGGCGATCCCGGCGGCCGCCGCGAAGGCGCGGCTCGAGGCGGCCCTCGCCGCGCACATGGGCGCGGGGAGCTTGGGCGCGCAGGTCTTCTTGCGTACGCGCCCCGAGCTCGAGGCGCTGCTCGACGCCCCGTGGATCGGACCTGCCGATCCGAGCCGGGTGCTCGCGTACTTCCTCGACGCGCCCGTCGCGCCGGCCGAGCTCGCGGCCATCCGACCGCCCGGCCGTGAGGAGCTCCGCGCCGCCGGCCGCGAGGTGCTCGTGCGCTACCCGGACGGCCTCGGCTCCTCGAAGCTGCGGCTGCCGTTCCTGGGGCGCGCGACGGGCAGAAACATGAACACTGTCCGAAAGATGGCCACGCTCGCCGCCGCCCTCGAGGCGACCCTGGCGGCGGGCTGA
- a CDS encoding polyprenyl synthetase family protein, which translates to MPCSPRLELHPSTSPTGAAAPLQIRLQARIESALRAHVTRGVGPGCPPRLAAAQLHALFPGGQRLRPSLCLVVALAEGDARPRVATGAAVAVELLHAASLVHDDLPCFDDAPTRRGLPSVHARFGEPLAVLTGDALIAQSFEALGLAIADAPGALPALPGLLAALATAAGTTRGLLAGQAWESEPSPPLEEYHRAKTASLFEAAAAMGAIAAGASAEPWRAVGELVGLAYQAADDVRDAVGDEASLGKPTGQDAARGRPSVVRANGLEGARRRVREHLDAAALAVPRCMGAVHVHAWLAAFGERLGGV; encoded by the coding sequence ATGCCCTGCTCCCCGCGGCTCGAGCTTCACCCCTCCACCTCGCCGACCGGCGCGGCGGCCCCCCTCCAAATTCGGCTCCAGGCGCGCATCGAGAGCGCGCTCCGAGCGCACGTGACCCGCGGCGTGGGCCCGGGCTGCCCCCCTCGGCTCGCCGCGGCTCAGCTCCACGCGCTGTTCCCCGGTGGACAACGGCTGCGCCCTTCCCTGTGCTTGGTCGTCGCCCTCGCCGAGGGGGACGCGCGGCCGCGCGTCGCCACCGGGGCCGCCGTCGCGGTCGAGCTGCTCCATGCCGCGTCGCTCGTCCATGACGACCTCCCGTGCTTCGACGACGCGCCGACGCGTAGAGGTCTCCCGAGTGTGCACGCGCGCTTCGGAGAGCCCCTCGCCGTGCTCACGGGCGACGCGCTCATCGCGCAGTCGTTCGAGGCCCTGGGCCTTGCGATCGCCGACGCTCCGGGGGCGCTCCCCGCGCTGCCCGGGCTGCTCGCCGCGCTCGCGACGGCCGCGGGGACGACACGCGGCCTCCTCGCGGGCCAGGCATGGGAGTCGGAGCCCTCGCCACCCCTCGAGGAGTACCACCGCGCCAAGACCGCGTCGCTCTTCGAGGCGGCCGCGGCGATGGGCGCGATCGCGGCCGGCGCCTCGGCCGAGCCCTGGCGCGCGGTCGGCGAGCTCGTTGGCCTCGCCTACCAGGCCGCCGACGACGTACGCGATGCGGTCGGGGACGAGGCGAGCCTCGGCAAGCCCACCGGGCAAGACGCGGCCCGTGGGCGCCCCAGCGTCGTCCGGGCGAACGGGCTCGAGGGCGCGCGCCGCCGGGTGCGCGAGCACCTCGACGCGGCCGCCTTGGCGGTGCCGAGGTGCATGGGCGCGGTGCACGTCCACGCGTGGCTCGCGGCGTTCGGCGAGCGCCTCGGGGGCGTCTAG
- the crtI gene encoding phytoene desaturase, giving the protein MKSSTQRVLVIGAGVGGLACAIDLAASGLAVTVLDRAPATGGKLRTVEVGGLHVDAGPTVLTMRWVFDELFAVAGRRLADSVRLEASEVLARHAWPGGATLDLFADPARSAEAIGALAGPDEARRFLAFCDYTRRIYETVEGPFLRSQRPTFADLLKQSGTLGLGALSRIDAHRTMAKAVDSHFRDARLRQLFSRYATYCGSSPYEAPATLNLIAHVEAEGVHRVVGGMGKLAAALRSLAEGLGVEIRCGAEVASVLVSGGRAEGVVLASGERIYAPAVVANTDVAALSSGLLGEAAKRSVKRADVGSRSLSAVTLALAARPSGLPLVHHNVFFSDDYSAEFKALAAGRVPDEPTVYLCAQDRGDDPRAAGAPERMLIIVNAPATGDEPNRWTHEERQRCERITAAAMARCGVTLEVSDRALTTPVEWNRLFPGTGGALYGASARGPLSSLSREGAKTRLPGLYLAGGSVHPGPGVPMAALSGRLAADCVKADLASTARSRRAATSGSIWTA; this is encoded by the coding sequence ATGAAGTCGTCCACACAACGGGTTCTCGTAATTGGAGCTGGCGTAGGGGGCCTCGCCTGCGCCATCGACCTGGCCGCGTCCGGCCTCGCCGTGACCGTCCTCGACCGCGCTCCCGCGACCGGCGGCAAGCTCCGCACTGTCGAGGTCGGTGGGCTGCACGTCGATGCAGGGCCGACCGTGCTCACCATGCGGTGGGTGTTCGACGAGCTCTTCGCGGTGGCTGGCCGCCGCCTCGCGGACTCGGTGCGCCTCGAGGCGTCCGAAGTGCTCGCGCGGCACGCGTGGCCCGGCGGCGCGACGCTCGATCTGTTCGCCGACCCCGCGAGGTCGGCCGAAGCCATCGGGGCCCTGGCGGGCCCTGACGAGGCGCGGCGGTTCCTCGCGTTCTGCGACTACACCCGGCGCATCTACGAGACCGTCGAGGGCCCGTTCCTCCGATCGCAGCGCCCGACGTTCGCCGACCTCCTGAAGCAGAGCGGCACCCTCGGGCTCGGGGCGCTCTCGCGCATCGACGCGCACCGCACCATGGCGAAGGCGGTGGACTCCCACTTCCGCGACGCGCGCCTGCGGCAGCTCTTCTCGCGCTACGCCACCTACTGCGGCTCGTCGCCTTACGAGGCGCCCGCCACGCTCAACCTCATCGCCCACGTCGAGGCCGAGGGCGTGCACCGCGTGGTGGGCGGCATGGGGAAGCTCGCCGCGGCGCTCCGCAGCCTGGCGGAGGGCCTCGGCGTGGAGATCCGCTGCGGGGCCGAGGTGGCGAGCGTGCTCGTGAGCGGGGGCCGCGCCGAGGGCGTCGTGCTCGCGTCGGGCGAGCGCATCTACGCGCCCGCGGTCGTCGCGAACACCGACGTGGCCGCGCTGTCTTCCGGCCTCCTCGGGGAGGCTGCGAAGCGCTCGGTGAAGCGCGCCGACGTCGGGTCGCGTTCGCTCTCGGCGGTGACGCTCGCGCTCGCGGCGCGGCCCTCCGGCCTGCCGCTCGTCCACCACAACGTCTTCTTCTCGGACGACTACTCGGCGGAGTTCAAGGCGCTCGCGGCCGGTCGCGTGCCGGACGAGCCTACCGTTTACCTCTGCGCGCAGGACCGCGGCGACGACCCGCGCGCGGCGGGCGCCCCCGAGAGAATGCTGATCATTGTCAACGCACCTGCGACGGGCGACGAGCCCAACCGTTGGACCCACGAGGAGAGACAGCGATGCGAGAGAATCACGGCGGCGGCGATGGCGCGATGCGGAGTGACGCTCGAGGTGAGCGATCGAGCACTGACGACTCCGGTCGAGTGGAACAGGCTCTTCCCGGGCACGGGTGGGGCGCTCTACGGGGCGAGCGCGCGCGGGCCGCTCTCGTCGCTCTCCAGGGAGGGCGCGAAGACGCGACTGCCGGGGCTCTATCTCGCGGGCGGGAGCGTGCACCCTGGCCCGGGAGTCCCGATGGCGGCCTTGAGTGGGCGACTCGCAGCGGATTGCGTCAAGGCGGACCTCGCTTCGACCGCGCGATCGCGGCGGGCGGCTACCAGTGGCTCTATCTGGACGGCGTAA
- a CDS encoding carotenoid 1,2-hydratase, with the protein MRQGGPRFDRAIAAGGYQWLYLDGVSEDGSTAIVIIALLGSPFSPRYARERAAGGPARALDFCAMNVAVYGPRGRLWALTEQRIDESDREANALSLGRSSMRWQRDEAGDHLVVDLDELSSPFPRRVPQRVKGRVTFRPSGVGQASFPLDEAGQHTWWPVAPLGRIEVELSEPGLRFSGHGYHDANAGDTPLESAFSRWSWCRARIDDDRAAITYDVVDRLGRERSLALEVSRGDGGVANVVPTKVVSAAALPSTGWRLPRSARTEGASPRVHRELEDGPFYARTLVDTRLAGRSVVAMHETMSLDRLAQSWVRFLLGFKIGRA; encoded by the coding sequence TTGCGTCAAGGCGGACCTCGCTTCGACCGCGCGATCGCGGCGGGCGGCTACCAGTGGCTCTATCTGGACGGCGTAAGCGAGGACGGCTCCACCGCGATCGTCATCATCGCGCTGCTCGGCAGCCCGTTCTCACCGCGCTATGCGCGCGAGCGGGCCGCGGGGGGCCCCGCGCGAGCCCTCGACTTCTGCGCGATGAACGTCGCCGTCTACGGCCCCCGCGGGCGGCTCTGGGCCCTCACCGAGCAGCGCATCGACGAGTCCGACCGCGAGGCGAACGCGCTCTCGCTGGGGCGAAGCTCGATGCGGTGGCAGCGCGACGAGGCCGGCGACCACCTCGTCGTCGACCTCGACGAGCTCAGCTCGCCGTTCCCGCGAAGGGTGCCTCAGCGAGTGAAGGGGCGAGTGACCTTCCGCCCGAGCGGCGTGGGGCAGGCTTCCTTCCCGCTCGACGAGGCGGGCCAGCACACCTGGTGGCCGGTCGCTCCGCTTGGCCGCATCGAGGTCGAGCTCAGCGAGCCCGGGCTCCGCTTCTCGGGTCATGGCTACCACGACGCGAACGCGGGCGACACGCCGCTCGAGAGCGCGTTCTCGCGCTGGTCGTGGTGCCGCGCTCGGATCGACGACGACCGCGCGGCGATCACGTACGACGTGGTCGATCGCCTCGGCCGGGAGCGTAGCCTCGCCCTCGAGGTGAGCCGCGGCGACGGGGGCGTCGCGAACGTCGTGCCGACGAAGGTCGTCTCGGCCGCGGCCCTCCCCTCCACTGGCTGGCGCCTCCCCCGAAGCGCGCGCACCGAGGGGGCCAGCCCGCGTGTGCACCGCGAGCTCGAGGACGGCCCGTTCTACGCCCGCACGTTGGTCGACACGCGGCTCGCCGGGCGTTCGGTCGTCGCGATGCACGAGACCATGTCGCTCGACCGCCTCGCGCAGAGCTGGGTCCGCTTCCTCCTCGGGTTCAAGATAGGCCGCGCATGA
- a CDS encoding glycosyltransferase, with the protein MSHDASSFALAWALAYASCALWAVIRSWRAGGASSPSRPSEAQSPASALRVLLLRPCAGLEPELDRTLASTARARRAFAMDVRFAVESQRDAAAPSVDRAVDVLERAGVPASAVMTHARAANRKAAQLARAHASAPRGEELVVVADSDVDLEDAPLDALVGALSDDSIGAAWAAPIEIQPTTVADRASAAVLDASLHAFPLLSALDPSGMVGKLFVIRTDALAKVGGFGALTTHLGEDMELARRLREVGLKTTVAPLVARSRAQGRAWGAVIERYARWIRVVRAQRPHLLPTYPLLLCAAPLIVTAALLAALAGSAGSGPGALTAAGLTVVARVATGARARALGGRTSGARALVVDVVLADALLLVAFARACLTRRTVWRGVHLLPEAGGRFTEEAR; encoded by the coding sequence ATGAGCCACGACGCCTCCTCGTTCGCCCTCGCCTGGGCGCTCGCCTACGCGAGCTGCGCGCTCTGGGCGGTGATCCGCTCGTGGCGCGCCGGCGGGGCCTCGAGCCCGTCTCGGCCGAGCGAGGCGCAGAGCCCTGCGAGCGCGCTGCGCGTGCTGCTCCTGCGGCCATGCGCCGGGCTAGAGCCGGAGCTCGATCGGACGCTCGCGTCGACGGCCCGCGCCCGCCGCGCCTTCGCCATGGACGTGCGCTTCGCGGTGGAGTCCCAGCGGGACGCCGCGGCGCCCTCGGTCGACCGCGCGGTCGACGTCTTGGAGCGCGCGGGAGTACCCGCGTCCGCCGTGATGACGCACGCCCGCGCCGCGAACCGAAAGGCGGCGCAGCTCGCGAGGGCGCACGCCTCCGCCCCTAGGGGAGAAGAGCTCGTGGTGGTCGCCGACAGCGACGTCGACCTCGAGGACGCCCCCCTCGACGCGCTGGTCGGCGCTCTCTCCGACGACTCTATCGGCGCCGCCTGGGCCGCGCCCATCGAGATCCAGCCGACCACGGTGGCAGACCGCGCCTCCGCGGCCGTCCTCGACGCCTCTTTGCACGCTTTCCCGCTCCTCTCGGCGCTGGACCCGAGCGGCATGGTCGGAAAGCTGTTCGTCATCCGGACCGACGCGCTCGCGAAGGTGGGCGGCTTCGGCGCTCTCACGACGCACCTCGGCGAGGACATGGAGCTCGCGCGGCGCCTGCGCGAGGTGGGCCTCAAGACGACCGTGGCGCCGCTCGTGGCGCGCTCGCGCGCCCAGGGTCGCGCCTGGGGAGCCGTGATCGAACGCTATGCAAGGTGGATTCGTGTCGTCCGCGCGCAGCGGCCCCACTTGCTCCCGACCTACCCGCTGCTCCTCTGCGCCGCACCCCTCATCGTGACCGCGGCGCTCCTCGCAGCGCTCGCCGGCTCTGCCGGGAGCGGTCCCGGAGCGCTGACCGCGGCTGGTCTCACTGTGGTGGCCCGCGTCGCGACGGGTGCCCGCGCGAGGGCGCTCGGAGGCAGAACGTCCGGCGCGCGGGCGCTCGTCGTGGACGTAGTCCTCGCCGACGCTCTCCTCCTCGTCGCGTTCGCCCGCGCATGCCTCACGCGGCGCACGGTGTGGCGGGGCGTCCATCTGCTCCCCGAGGCCGGCGGTCGGTTCACCGAGGAGGCGCGATGA
- a CDS encoding lysophospholipid acyltransferase family protein has translation MIPARKNRLFTRWFSGDAERRMRRSFGALRVRGLEPVRALMAQGPVLVVSNHTAWWDPLVVLVLTTRVLRVDAYAMMDANNLRRLPFFGLVGAFGVDLDLPADGARAIRYAAKLLDRPGRVVWIFAQGRERPMTARPLGFRGGTAEIARVARRAAVVPVALRYEHGARPEPDLYVSFGAPLARDGSRDAEAARLAQEAAVTEELDALDAALCGGAGSEWEPIFEVRPSRVMGLLQAALAWLTRPRGA, from the coding sequence GTGATCCCTGCGCGGAAAAATAGGCTCTTCACCCGCTGGTTTTCGGGCGACGCGGAGCGACGCATGCGCCGGAGCTTCGGCGCGCTCCGTGTGCGCGGGCTCGAGCCCGTGCGTGCGCTCATGGCGCAAGGTCCCGTGCTGGTCGTCTCGAACCACACGGCGTGGTGGGACCCGCTCGTCGTCCTCGTGCTCACCACGCGCGTGCTGCGGGTCGACGCCTACGCCATGATGGACGCCAATAACCTGAGGCGGTTGCCGTTCTTCGGCCTGGTGGGGGCCTTCGGTGTGGACCTCGACCTGCCGGCGGACGGCGCGCGCGCGATCCGCTACGCGGCCAAGCTCCTCGATCGCCCGGGCCGCGTCGTGTGGATCTTCGCGCAGGGGCGAGAGCGGCCCATGACAGCGCGCCCCCTCGGCTTTCGCGGTGGAACGGCCGAGATTGCGCGGGTGGCGCGTCGCGCCGCGGTGGTGCCGGTGGCGCTGCGCTACGAGCACGGCGCGCGGCCCGAGCCGGATCTCTACGTGTCGTTCGGGGCTCCGCTCGCGCGCGATGGTTCGCGTGACGCGGAGGCCGCGAGGCTCGCGCAGGAGGCGGCGGTGACGGAGGAGCTCGACGCGCTGGACGCCGCCCTCTGCGGTGGCGCGGGGAGCGAGTGGGAGCCCATCTTCGAGGTGCGTCCAAGTCGGGTCATGGGGCTCCTTCAGGCCGCGCTCGCGTGGCTCACACGCCCTCGCGGCGCCTGA
- a CDS encoding lycopene cyclase, producing MPERLVSAKTERAIALVRDAGGAELAERLAHLDRLRDVASVSTRSPPAPSAGCSVEFDVILAGGGLWSLLAPVLAARGLSVAVVERARAAAAHREWNASGPELEALVRAGLFTAQELSELVVARYDYGVCRFHGGGSYPVTGVLDHAVDAGPLLARARALAERRGVTFLDGHEVLSHASGVSAVRVLARRTGEPSAPPREITARLLVDARGAASPYATADLVCPTVGGVLRGLVAGDAPDEMNPRVGDILATVDPVVDGRQHVWEAFPGRAGETTVYLFYYARAHERVSLAELYADFFETLPRYKRGPITLQRPTFGLIPGWSRLSPGPRAPGPRVVLVGDAASRHSPLTYCGFGATLRSLAPAAEAISRGIHGPPRELGCVVDDAPVHSLTGALAHMMASRSFHGDELNGLLDAAFGALSEMGNARYASLLRDELSPGGVVQFLRRTAARHPAVWGKVVRGLGVGPAGRWSLGVARALVRG from the coding sequence CTGCCGGAGCGCCTCGTGAGCGCGAAGACCGAGCGGGCGATCGCGCTCGTGCGCGACGCGGGCGGGGCGGAGCTCGCGGAGCGACTCGCGCACCTCGACAGGCTGCGCGACGTGGCAAGCGTGTCCACGCGGTCGCCGCCTGCGCCGTCCGCAGGGTGCTCCGTGGAGTTCGACGTCATCCTCGCGGGCGGTGGACTCTGGTCTTTGCTTGCGCCGGTCCTCGCGGCGCGGGGCCTCTCCGTCGCCGTGGTCGAGCGCGCGCGCGCGGCGGCCGCGCACCGCGAGTGGAACGCGAGCGGCCCGGAGCTCGAGGCGCTGGTTCGCGCAGGCCTCTTCACCGCGCAGGAGCTCTCCGAGCTCGTCGTGGCGCGCTACGACTACGGCGTGTGCCGCTTTCACGGCGGCGGCAGCTACCCGGTGACGGGCGTGCTCGATCACGCCGTCGACGCGGGCCCGCTCCTCGCGCGAGCGAGGGCGCTCGCCGAGAGGCGCGGGGTCACCTTCCTCGACGGTCACGAGGTGCTCTCGCACGCCTCGGGGGTGAGCGCGGTGCGCGTGCTGGCGCGGCGCACGGGCGAGCCCAGCGCGCCCCCCCGCGAGATCACGGCGCGGCTGCTCGTCGACGCGCGAGGCGCGGCGAGCCCCTACGCCACGGCCGATCTCGTGTGCCCGACCGTGGGCGGCGTGCTCCGGGGCCTCGTGGCCGGAGACGCGCCCGACGAGATGAACCCGCGCGTCGGCGACATTCTGGCGACGGTCGACCCTGTCGTGGACGGCCGCCAGCACGTGTGGGAGGCCTTCCCCGGGCGCGCCGGCGAGACCACCGTCTACTTGTTTTACTACGCGCGCGCCCACGAGCGCGTCTCGCTGGCCGAGCTCTATGCCGACTTCTTCGAGACTCTGCCGCGGTACAAACGGGGGCCGATCACGCTCCAGCGGCCGACGTTCGGGCTCATCCCGGGGTGGTCACGCCTCTCGCCCGGGCCGCGCGCGCCCGGGCCGCGGGTGGTGCTCGTGGGCGACGCGGCCTCCCGCCACTCGCCGCTCACGTACTGCGGCTTCGGCGCGACGCTGCGCTCCCTCGCGCCCGCGGCCGAGGCCATTTCGCGCGGCATCCATGGCCCGCCGCGCGAGCTTGGGTGCGTCGTCGACGACGCCCCGGTCCACTCACTGACCGGCGCGCTCGCCCACATGATGGCCTCGCGCTCGTTCCATGGAGACGAGCTCAACGGGCTGCTCGACGCGGCGTTCGGCGCGCTCTCCGAGATGGGCAACGCCCGCTACGCGAGCTTGCTCCGGGACGAGCTATCTCCGGGCGGAGTGGTCCAATTCCTCCGACGGACCGCCGCCCGACACCCGGCGGTGTGGGGCAAGGTCGTGCGGGGGCTCGGCGTCGGCCCCGCGGGGCGCTGGAGTCTGGGCGTCGCGCGTGCGCTCGTCCGGGGGTAG
- a CDS encoding phytoene/squalene synthase family protein → MGSSIGPADLAACARLLRAGSKSFSTASLLLPGRVRAQATVVYAFCRVADDVIDSEPGTTAVAVEGLRARLARIYAATPDDDPVDRALAAVVVDAGVPRELFEALLEGFAWDVEDRHYETLDEVYAYAARVAGAVGAIMTVLMGRREPSVLARACDLGVAMQLTNIARDVGEDAGRGRLYLPRAWLREAGVDPEAWLAAPAPTAPMRSIVARLLDAADVLYRRADRGVAALPADCRVAIRAARLIYSDIGRSIAAAGYDSITRRAVVPKGRKLWLLLRALRPRRARPADAAGPPLDAVVFLVGACRSAS, encoded by the coding sequence ATGGGTAGCTCGATCGGCCCGGCTGACCTCGCGGCGTGCGCGCGGCTGCTCCGGGCCGGCTCGAAGAGCTTCTCAACGGCGTCCCTGCTGCTCCCGGGCCGCGTACGCGCGCAGGCCACGGTGGTGTATGCGTTCTGCCGCGTCGCCGACGACGTGATCGACTCGGAGCCGGGCACGACCGCCGTGGCCGTGGAGGGGCTCCGTGCGCGGCTCGCGCGGATCTACGCGGCCACTCCCGACGACGACCCGGTGGACCGTGCGCTCGCAGCGGTCGTGGTCGACGCCGGGGTGCCCCGCGAACTCTTCGAGGCGCTGCTCGAGGGGTTCGCGTGGGACGTGGAGGACCGTCACTACGAGACCTTGGACGAAGTGTATGCGTACGCGGCGCGGGTGGCCGGCGCGGTAGGCGCCATCATGACGGTGCTCATGGGGCGCCGAGAGCCGAGCGTCCTCGCGCGAGCGTGCGATCTCGGGGTGGCCATGCAGCTCACCAACATCGCGAGGGACGTCGGAGAGGACGCGGGGCGGGGGCGCCTCTACCTGCCGCGCGCGTGGCTCCGCGAGGCCGGCGTCGACCCCGAGGCTTGGCTCGCGGCGCCCGCGCCGACCGCCCCCATGCGCTCGATCGTCGCGCGGCTGCTCGACGCCGCCGACGTCCTCTACCGCCGCGCCGACCGCGGCGTCGCCGCGCTCCCGGCGGATTGCCGTGTGGCGATCCGCGCGGCGCGGCTCATTTACTCGGACATCGGTCGCAGCATCGCCGCGGCCGGTTACGACTCGATCACCCGCCGCGCCGTCGTGCCCAAGGGGCGCAAGCTGTGGCTGCTCCTCCGCGCGCTGCGTCCACGCCGCGCCCGGCCGGCCGACGCCGCGGGGCCTCCGCTCGACGCCGTGGTCTTCCTCGTCGGCGCCTGCCGGAGCGCCTCGTGA